AAGTTATTATCCGCAATCAGCCTCACGGTCAAATAGATATTAAATCTGTAGAAGAGTTACCCAGAACTATATTAGTTCCTCAACCTGATGGTTCGATTAAACAATTGCCAGAACCAGACAGATCAAACAGCTTTAGTAAAGATTTACGTTTGACTTTAGCAGGCAAAGCACAAATCACTGACGAAGGACCAGTTCTAGGTAATAGTAAAGTAAAAATTGGAATGCCAATTGAGTTAGATGGCTTCAACTACAACTTTAATGCCACTGTTATTGATGTCAGATTAAAAGAAAATTAACTTACATTTGTTAGTCAGGAGAAGACAGTCCAGTTATGAGGAGCCTGCGTGCCTTTGGAGGTTCCTCTATGAGCGACTGCCGCTTCAGAAAATATGAACCG
This portion of the Brasilonema sennae CENA114 genome encodes:
- a CDS encoding DUF4330 domain-containing protein; the protein is MAIIDSKGRLFGKINILDLGAVLVILLVIVGIFIFPGGSGSVAQVGGKTVPIEVDLIVRGLNVLDTKQLYARGFEKGGKTKVIIRNQPHGQIDIKSVEELPRTILVPQPDGSIKQLPEPDRSNSFSKDLRLTLAGKAQITDEGPVLGNSKVKIGMPIELDGFNYNFNATVIDVRLKEN